In a single window of the Microbacterium sp. SL75 genome:
- a CDS encoding MFS transporter, which translates to MISSLRLDRPGWRTWTLWGVGVLAYVVSIINRTSLSAVGVDAAVRFGADASALSMFAVIQLFVYGAMQIPVGLLLDRFGARPMIAIGMVLMAAGQLVMASADAVGIGILARVLIGAGDAAIFPSVLRVIATWFPAQRAPVLVQLTGIIGQLGQIVAVVPLAALLHATSWSVAFGSVAGLGLLFAVLTFLIIRNRPPERRSDPVDTSVDTQTGAIRVVRSAPDLRQGFRESWAHPGTRLGFWSHFATPFAGTAFMLLWGFPFLTAGEGLAPATASLVMTSLVLFSILSGPVIGALSSRHPTRRSRWLVLPTVVFQAVVWIVVIVWPGPAPVWLLIVLMFALSTGGPASMIAFDHARTFTPSHRLSTATGIVNGGGFLAALLAILFIGIAMDVQGAGSPETYSLDAFRLAFLTQVPLWLVGGIAIVIERGRTIRHVGGVLPR; encoded by the coding sequence GTGATCAGCTCCCTCCGCCTCGACCGGCCGGGGTGGCGCACCTGGACGCTGTGGGGCGTGGGCGTGCTCGCCTACGTCGTGTCGATCATCAACCGCACCTCGCTCTCAGCCGTCGGGGTCGACGCGGCCGTGCGCTTCGGGGCGGATGCCTCGGCGTTGTCGATGTTCGCCGTCATCCAACTGTTCGTCTACGGGGCGATGCAGATCCCCGTCGGGCTCCTCCTCGACCGCTTCGGCGCGCGTCCGATGATCGCGATCGGCATGGTCCTGATGGCCGCGGGCCAGCTCGTCATGGCGTCGGCGGATGCCGTGGGGATCGGCATCCTGGCCCGTGTCCTGATCGGCGCGGGAGACGCGGCGATCTTCCCGAGCGTGCTGCGCGTGATCGCGACGTGGTTCCCCGCCCAGCGGGCGCCCGTGCTCGTGCAGCTGACCGGCATCATCGGTCAGCTCGGCCAGATCGTCGCCGTCGTCCCGCTGGCGGCCCTGCTGCACGCCACGAGCTGGAGCGTGGCCTTCGGCAGTGTCGCGGGTCTCGGTCTGTTGTTCGCGGTGCTGACCTTCCTGATCATCCGCAACCGTCCGCCCGAGCGCCGATCCGACCCGGTCGACACGTCCGTCGACACGCAGACGGGTGCGATCCGCGTCGTGCGGTCGGCGCCCGACCTGCGGCAGGGCTTCCGCGAGTCGTGGGCGCACCCCGGCACGCGCCTCGGCTTCTGGTCCCACTTCGCCACGCCCTTCGCGGGGACGGCGTTCATGCTGCTCTGGGGATTCCCGTTCCTCACGGCGGGCGAGGGCCTGGCGCCGGCCACCGCGTCGCTCGTGATGACCTCGCTCGTGCTGTTCAGCATCCTGAGCGGTCCCGTGATCGGGGCGCTGTCGAGTCGGCATCCCACCCGTCGCTCTCGCTGGCTCGTGCTGCCCACGGTCGTGTTCCAGGCGGTCGTGTGGATCGTGGTGATCGTCTGGCCGGGGCCGGCGCCCGTGTGGCTGCTCATCGTGCTGATGTTCGCGCTGTCGACCGGGGGACCGGCTTCGATGATCGCCTTCGACCACGCACGGACCTTCACGCCCAGTCACCGCCTCAGCACCGCGACCGGAATCGTCAACGGCGGCGGGTTCTTGGCGGCACTCCTGGCGATCCTCTTCATCGGTATCGCGATGGACGTGCAGGGGGCGGGCAGCCCCGAGACCTACTCGCTCGACGCGTTCCGCCTGGCCTTCCTCACGCAGGTGCCGCTGTGGCTCGTGGGGGGGATCGCGATCGTCATCGAGCGTGGGCGCACCATCCGTCACGTCGGCGGCGTGCTGCCGCGGTGA
- a CDS encoding serine hydrolase, with protein sequence MPPVPESAPPDPVGGPVESSRRDAPALRGAGRKGPKRLPRRAAAGRRSFTATLRSLDELASSGAKVSVRIDDLDGGSTEVLAGDDFVTLPVGGLGVVPLLIEAAASFESGRLDPLEIIDRATVHGAAHGGVWQHLKAPALPLADVAVLAASSGDALAVNALLHRVGLQSVRARVEQLGLRRTALLDRFRDDRGPDDAPHLALSTAREMAQVFAGLVNSTIVSPQVSAQVAEWLSLNHDLSLVASATGLDPFAHENDQHGLLFINKTGRAPGVRAEAGVLGGPRAGISYALIVNFDDLSIAHRLRAHDAFRVLGVELMEYVY encoded by the coding sequence ATGCCCCCGGTTCCCGAGTCCGCCCCGCCCGACCCCGTCGGCGGGCCGGTGGAGTCGTCTCGTCGCGACGCCCCGGCCCTCCGCGGAGCCGGACGCAAGGGACCGAAACGTCTGCCGCGTCGCGCCGCCGCGGGGCGTCGGTCGTTTACGGCGACCCTCCGCTCCCTCGACGAGCTCGCCTCGTCGGGCGCCAAGGTGTCGGTGCGCATCGACGACCTCGACGGGGGCTCGACGGAGGTGCTGGCGGGCGACGACTTCGTCACTCTTCCCGTCGGCGGCCTCGGTGTCGTTCCGTTGCTCATCGAGGCCGCGGCGTCGTTCGAGTCTGGCCGTCTCGACCCGCTCGAGATCATCGATCGGGCGACCGTCCACGGCGCGGCTCATGGCGGGGTCTGGCAGCACCTGAAGGCCCCGGCACTGCCCCTCGCCGACGTGGCGGTGCTCGCGGCTTCCTCCGGCGACGCCCTCGCCGTCAATGCCCTGCTGCACCGGGTGGGCCTGCAATCGGTGCGGGCGCGCGTCGAGCAGCTGGGGCTTCGCCGCACGGCCCTGCTCGACCGTTTCCGCGACGACCGCGGCCCCGACGACGCCCCCCACCTGGCACTGTCGACGGCTCGCGAGATGGCGCAGGTGTTCGCGGGGCTCGTGAACTCCACGATCGTCTCGCCGCAGGTCAGCGCGCAGGTCGCGGAGTGGCTGAGTCTGAACCACGACCTGTCGCTCGTGGCATCCGCCACCGGCCTCGATCCTTTCGCGCACGAGAACGACCAGCACGGGCTGCTGTTCATCAACAAGACCGGGCGTGCCCCGGGTGTCCGCGCCGAGGCGGGGGTGCTCGGCGGACCCCGCGCCGGAATCTCGTACGCGCTGATCGTGAACTTCGACGACCTCTCGATCGCCCACCGCCTGCGTGCGCACGACGCCTTCCGCGTGCTCGGCGTCGAACTGATGGAGTACGTGTACTGA
- a CDS encoding FHA domain-containing protein yields the protein MVRLDIDLAFSEHEGQDADTPPFEGTITAAGTEVRIVVSDPSRLPGNGRRTLAELSTVADALASRGISVRLEGPDGPILHLGDVKKSALQRAITGSRHIRLGSVGAVAPLLTRRNKGRALTFPIPPGTPLPLVPTVNRTVRRRITTTHYTPGSGRPRLIFAVGDATWDGSRPREFDLLPTTTVIGSGEGADLRLPGLAPVHAEIRHEGDDEYVLYGFDAVGGGGAREQGPGRSGGGRILRTGARIELGDWRLAYFRAEFADHGRPYGGRQGGELSDQRKQPPRGGSGPLSRATDPE from the coding sequence ATGGTGCGCCTCGACATCGACCTCGCCTTCTCGGAGCACGAGGGACAGGATGCCGACACCCCGCCGTTCGAGGGTACGATCACGGCCGCGGGCACCGAGGTGCGCATCGTCGTGAGCGACCCCTCGCGGCTGCCCGGCAACGGCCGACGCACACTCGCCGAGCTGTCCACGGTGGCCGACGCCCTGGCATCCCGAGGCATCTCCGTGAGGCTCGAGGGCCCGGACGGGCCGATCCTGCACCTCGGGGACGTGAAGAAGAGTGCTCTTCAGCGGGCGATCACCGGGTCGCGCCACATCCGGCTGGGGTCGGTGGGGGCGGTCGCGCCGCTGCTCACCCGCCGCAACAAAGGGCGGGCGTTGACGTTCCCGATCCCGCCCGGGACGCCGCTGCCGCTGGTGCCGACGGTCAATCGCACGGTGCGACGGCGCATCACGACGACGCACTACACGCCCGGATCCGGCCGCCCGCGCCTGATCTTCGCGGTGGGCGACGCGACGTGGGACGGCTCGCGCCCGCGCGAGTTCGACCTGCTGCCGACCACGACGGTCATCGGGTCGGGCGAGGGCGCAGACCTGCGCCTGCCGGGGCTCGCGCCGGTACACGCCGAGATCCGGCACGAGGGCGACGACGAGTACGTGCTCTACGGCTTCGACGCGGTCGGGGGCGGCGGGGCGCGAGAACAGGGCCCGGGGCGTTCCGGCGGCGGTCGCATCCTGCGCACGGGCGCGCGCATCGAGCTGGGTGACTGGCGACTGGCGTACTTCCGCGCCGAGTTCGCCGACCACGGCCGACCGTACGGGGGCCGCCAGGGCGGCGAGCTCTCGGATCAGCGCAAGCAGCCGCCGCGCGGCGGCTCGGGTCCACTCAGTCGGGCGACCGATCCGGAGTAG
- a CDS encoding multidrug transporter, whose amino-acid sequence MSDEKSFEENRHDQLTSAPKATEEDAAPRFDVSEHDGVTRIDVRDDAAVRPGPGQGDPAAERDEPVSDA is encoded by the coding sequence ATGAGCGACGAGAAGAGCTTCGAAGAGAACCGTCACGACCAGCTAACGAGCGCGCCGAAGGCGACGGAGGAAGACGCGGCCCCGCGCTTCGACGTCAGCGAGCACGACGGCGTCACGCGCATCGACGTGCGCGACGACGCGGCCGTCCGCCCGGGTCCGGGACAGGGCGACCCGGCGGCCGAGAGGGACGAGCCGGTCTCGGACGCCTGA
- a CDS encoding GNAT family N-acetyltransferase, translated as MSAIDIRPLDTVDGIHEAARVLDRVWGEDGTMPANILRALEHAGNYVVGLFDGDEMIGASAAFFGPPAERSMHSHITGIVPGYQGRGLGRQLKNHQREWALERGVGRITWTFDPLVGRNAHFNLAVLGARVTDYLVNQYGEMADAVNRGDESDRLLAVWALAEPPAPTPTDAEIEAVVPVPDDIEGLRARDLRAAAEWRRRVRDEVRGHLASGRRIGGFDRRGYLIV; from the coding sequence ATGAGCGCGATCGACATCCGCCCCCTCGACACCGTCGACGGCATCCACGAGGCCGCGCGCGTGCTGGATCGCGTGTGGGGCGAGGACGGGACCATGCCCGCCAACATCCTGCGGGCGCTGGAGCACGCCGGCAACTACGTCGTGGGACTCTTCGACGGCGACGAGATGATCGGCGCGTCAGCGGCCTTCTTCGGTCCACCCGCCGAGCGGTCGATGCACTCGCACATCACCGGGATCGTCCCGGGGTATCAGGGCCGCGGCCTGGGCCGGCAGCTGAAGAACCACCAGCGCGAGTGGGCGCTCGAGCGCGGCGTCGGCCGCATCACGTGGACCTTCGACCCGCTCGTCGGCCGCAACGCCCACTTCAACCTCGCCGTCCTCGGCGCGCGCGTGACCGACTACCTCGTCAACCAGTACGGCGAGATGGCCGACGCCGTCAACCGCGGCGACGAGTCCGACCGGCTCCTCGCCGTCTGGGCCCTCGCAGAGCCGCCCGCGCCCACCCCGACGGATGCCGAGATCGAGGCCGTCGTGCCCGTGCCCGACGACATCGAGGGTCTGCGCGCCCGCGACCTGCGGGCAGCCGCCGAATGGCGTCGGCGTGTGCGCGACGAGGTGCGTGGGCACCTGGCATCCGGTCGCCGGATCGGCGGCTTCGACCGCCGGGGCTACCTCATCGTCTGA
- a CDS encoding MFS transporter translates to MTGPLAHAPFRWLLAARTTAIIGNAVAPIALAFAVLDLTGSAADLGLVVAARSVANVAMLLFGGVLADRLPRGAVLVGSSLAAAATQGTIAVLVLTGTAGIPILILLSVVNGAVAAVSLPAAAALVPDTVPVALLRPANALLRLGLNGGGIVGASVGAVVVAAVGPGWGLAMDAAAFAVAAVFFTRLRLPARTDAVDPGAAASVWADLRGGWREFASRRWIWIVVLQFAVLNAAFVGATTVLGPLVADETFGRGGWGLVVAAQTAGLAVGAVIALRWRPRHALGLGVAGMALVALPVAVLAVQPTLALLVGAFAVGGAAIELFAIAWDQSLQTQVPREALSRVYSYDMVGSFVAVPLGEILVGPLAHELGATPVLLGCAAIIVLATVFAACSRSVWRVRTA, encoded by the coding sequence ATGACCGGTCCCCTCGCCCACGCGCCGTTCCGCTGGCTGCTCGCCGCACGCACCACGGCGATCATCGGCAACGCCGTCGCACCCATCGCCCTCGCCTTCGCCGTGCTCGATCTGACCGGGTCGGCCGCCGACCTGGGTCTCGTCGTGGCCGCCCGCTCGGTCGCGAACGTCGCGATGCTGCTCTTCGGCGGCGTGCTCGCCGACCGCCTCCCCCGCGGGGCGGTACTGGTGGGATCCTCTCTGGCGGCCGCCGCCACCCAGGGCACGATCGCCGTGCTCGTGCTCACCGGAACCGCCGGCATCCCGATCCTCATCCTGCTCAGCGTCGTGAACGGCGCCGTCGCGGCGGTGAGCCTTCCGGCGGCGGCCGCCCTCGTCCCCGACACCGTTCCGGTCGCCCTGCTGCGGCCGGCGAACGCTCTGCTGCGTCTCGGTCTGAACGGCGGCGGCATCGTCGGCGCCTCCGTCGGTGCGGTGGTGGTCGCCGCGGTCGGCCCCGGGTGGGGCCTGGCGATGGACGCTGCGGCTTTCGCCGTCGCGGCGGTGTTCTTCACCCGCCTGCGCCTTCCCGCGAGAACGGATGCCGTCGACCCCGGCGCGGCGGCATCGGTCTGGGCCGACCTGCGCGGGGGGTGGCGCGAGTTCGCGAGCCGCCGGTGGATCTGGATCGTCGTGCTGCAGTTCGCCGTGCTCAACGCCGCGTTCGTCGGGGCCACCACCGTGCTCGGCCCTCTCGTGGCCGACGAGACCTTCGGTCGCGGCGGATGGGGACTCGTCGTCGCCGCGCAGACCGCCGGTCTCGCGGTGGGCGCCGTGATCGCCCTGCGATGGCGCCCGCGCCACGCCCTCGGTCTCGGCGTCGCGGGCATGGCATTGGTCGCCCTTCCGGTCGCGGTCCTCGCGGTGCAACCGACGCTCGCGCTCCTCGTGGGCGCGTTCGCCGTCGGAGGGGCCGCGATCGAGCTGTTCGCGATCGCATGGGATCAGTCGCTGCAGACGCAGGTTCCGCGCGAGGCGCTGTCGCGCGTGTACTCGTACGACATGGTCGGATCGTTCGTGGCGGTCCCGCTCGGGGAGATCCTGGTCGGGCCCCTGGCGCACGAGCTCGGAGCGACCCCCGTGCTTCTCGGGTGCGCGGCGATCATCGTGCTGGCGACGGTGTTCGCGGCCTGCTCGCGCAGCGTGTGGCGCGTGCGAACCGCCTGA
- a CDS encoding SDR family oxidoreductase: MSDDFTPRHAIVTGSDSGIGAATALALADAGMNVAVTYHSDKDGAEETAAAVRERGVRATVAQFDATDFDAVPDAVNAMADELGGLDVFVNNAGGGIGGSFLDLDFDTWRTDISLNLDGAFLALHTAAKRMVKAGRGGRLIVVSSVHEHQPRVGSAPYVAAKHGVGGLIKTMALELGQYGITANAVAPGEIATPINDMSAEDADRTHRPGIPLGRPGKPDEVADVIRFLASPASAYVTGASWVVDGGMLHMGPQAGSHMESDAWRSAGEE; encoded by the coding sequence ATGAGCGACGACTTCACCCCCCGCCACGCGATCGTCACCGGCTCCGACTCGGGCATCGGCGCGGCCACCGCGCTCGCCCTGGCCGACGCCGGGATGAACGTCGCGGTCACCTACCACTCCGACAAGGACGGTGCCGAAGAGACGGCCGCCGCCGTCCGCGAGCGCGGAGTGCGGGCGACCGTCGCGCAGTTCGACGCGACCGACTTCGACGCGGTCCCGGATGCCGTGAACGCCATGGCCGACGAGCTCGGCGGCCTCGACGTGTTCGTCAACAACGCCGGCGGCGGCATCGGCGGCAGCTTCCTCGACCTCGACTTCGACACCTGGCGCACGGACATCTCGCTCAACCTCGACGGTGCCTTCCTGGCCCTTCACACCGCGGCGAAGCGCATGGTCAAGGCGGGTCGCGGCGGCCGACTCATCGTCGTCTCGAGCGTGCACGAGCACCAGCCCCGCGTCGGCTCGGCCCCCTACGTCGCGGCCAAGCACGGCGTCGGCGGCCTCATCAAGACCATGGCGCTCGAACTCGGTCAGTACGGCATCACGGCCAACGCGGTCGCTCCCGGCGAGATCGCCACCCCCATCAACGACATGTCCGCCGAAGATGCCGATCGCACCCACCGCCCCGGCATCCCGCTCGGCCGCCCGGGCAAGCCCGACGAGGTCGCCGACGTGATCCGCTTCCTGGCGTCGCCGGCGAGCGCTTACGTCACCGGCGCGAGCTGGGTCGTCGACGGCGGGATGCTGCACATGGGCCCGCAGGCGGGATCGCACATGGAGTCGGACGCCTGGCGTTCGGCCGGCGAGGAGTGA
- the purU gene encoding formyltetrahydrofolate deformylase — translation MVSASPHLQPDHACLIVHGSDTPGIIAAVSALIARQGGNIVAFDQYSDDPRGGAYFQRVVFHRPNLSVALPDIEADLAKTLGEGFELEWTLTDLSTPKRMAILASKQDHCLLDLLWRHRRGDLPVSIPMVVSNHTTAAEDVRSFGVPFFHVPSTPGPDKSESEARILELLVGNVDFVVLARYMQILSPDFLDKIGVPVINIHHSFLPAFIGAEPYKKAKERGVKLIGATSHYVTSDLDEGPIIEQDTVRVTHADSSAELARRGADVERQVLSRAVLWHAEDRIIRHGNHTIVF, via the coding sequence ATGGTCTCCGCGAGCCCCCACCTGCAGCCCGATCACGCGTGCCTCATCGTCCACGGCAGCGACACCCCCGGCATCATCGCCGCGGTGTCGGCGCTTATCGCCCGTCAGGGCGGCAACATCGTCGCCTTCGACCAGTACTCCGACGACCCTCGCGGAGGCGCGTACTTCCAGCGGGTCGTGTTCCACCGCCCGAACCTGTCGGTGGCTCTGCCCGACATCGAGGCCGATCTCGCGAAGACCCTCGGCGAGGGCTTCGAGCTCGAATGGACGCTCACCGACCTGTCGACGCCGAAGCGCATGGCGATCCTCGCGTCGAAGCAGGACCACTGCCTTCTCGACCTGCTCTGGCGCCACCGCCGCGGCGACCTGCCGGTGAGCATCCCCATGGTCGTGTCGAACCACACCACGGCCGCCGAGGACGTGCGCTCGTTCGGTGTGCCCTTCTTCCACGTGCCCTCGACGCCCGGTCCCGACAAGTCGGAGTCCGAGGCCCGCATCCTCGAGCTGCTCGTGGGCAACGTCGACTTCGTCGTGCTGGCGCGCTACATGCAGATCCTCTCGCCGGACTTCCTCGACAAGATCGGCGTGCCGGTCATCAACATCCACCACTCGTTCCTGCCGGCCTTCATCGGCGCGGAGCCTTACAAGAAGGCGAAGGAGCGCGGCGTCAAGCTCATCGGCGCGACCTCGCACTACGTCACGAGCGATCTCGACGAGGGCCCGATCATCGAGCAGGACACCGTCCGCGTGACGCACGCCGACTCGTCCGCCGAGCTCGCGCGTCGCGGCGCCGACGTCGAGCGCCAGGTGCTCTCTCGGGCCGTGCTCTGGCACGCCGAGGACCGCATCATCCGCCACGGCAACCACACGATCGTCTTCTAG
- a CDS encoding ArsR/SmtB family transcription factor — protein MSRIDELRATAHPLRLRLLSLLTGAAMSAAEAGRELGVSQASASYHLRVLERAGLIRVVEVVRLRGGEARRYRHESSSRRYDPDAHTGERSPESEEEYVEALIDELRRRARARSDGPALTADAELWVDPQVWARIVRHVGEASALLHAAARPPRTVGTRPVSMTTALFPLRHPR, from the coding sequence ATGTCCCGGATCGACGAGCTGCGCGCGACCGCGCACCCCCTGCGCCTGCGCCTGCTGTCGCTGCTCACCGGCGCGGCGATGAGCGCCGCCGAGGCCGGGCGCGAACTCGGCGTCTCGCAGGCGTCGGCCAGTTACCACCTGCGCGTACTCGAGCGGGCGGGTCTGATCCGCGTCGTCGAGGTGGTGCGGCTGCGCGGCGGAGAGGCACGGCGATACCGCCACGAGAGCTCGTCCCGACGATACGATCCCGACGCTCACACCGGCGAGCGCTCGCCCGAGAGCGAAGAGGAGTACGTCGAAGCGCTGATCGACGAGCTCCGGCGCCGCGCACGCGCCCGGAGCGATGGGCCGGCTCTGACCGCGGATGCCGAGCTCTGGGTCGACCCGCAGGTCTGGGCCCGCATCGTCCGGCACGTCGGCGAGGCATCGGCTCTCCTGCATGCCGCGGCCCGACCTCCGCGGACCGTCGGGACGCGACCGGTGTCGATGACGACCGCCCTCTTCCCGCTCCGGCACCCCCGATGA
- a CDS encoding zinc-binding alcohol dehydrogenase family protein — translation MPVHAAATLPAPRTALSPATLETPMPAADEVLVRVSAVAINPVDWVIQGTGRVTYRWLRTPAVLGSDVAGEVVAVGADVTRFHVGQRVFGLATGTDRGRDPLREGAFQDYTTLLERLTAPTPENLSDEEAAVFPLGLSTAACALFQPQHLGLRMPGDPASAAENGVVAIWGGSTSVGMNAIQLARAAGYDVVTTASGKNAETVRSLGAGDVVDHRSPSAVDDLVAAVAGRSVVGAVALGAGSTDACLEVLSRTGGKRLAMASTPISLDSLVGSRRLFPAMLPVFARIGLGTVRSNLRARRLGIRAGFVWGSSLRDDAMGPRLWGEVVPRMLAEGALRPAPAPLVVGEGLGALQDALDRQRAGVSAQKVVVRL, via the coding sequence ATGCCCGTCCACGCCGCAGCGACACTCCCCGCCCCTCGCACCGCGCTCAGCCCCGCCACCCTCGAGACCCCGATGCCGGCCGCCGACGAGGTGCTCGTGCGCGTGAGCGCGGTGGCGATCAACCCCGTCGACTGGGTCATCCAGGGCACCGGTCGCGTCACCTATCGGTGGCTGCGCACCCCCGCCGTCCTGGGCTCCGACGTGGCGGGCGAGGTCGTCGCGGTCGGCGCGGACGTGACGCGATTCCACGTCGGACAGCGCGTCTTCGGACTCGCGACCGGCACCGACCGCGGGAGGGACCCGCTCCGCGAGGGGGCCTTCCAGGACTACACGACCCTGCTCGAGCGCCTCACGGCCCCGACCCCCGAGAATCTCTCCGACGAGGAGGCCGCCGTCTTCCCGCTCGGCCTCTCCACGGCCGCTTGCGCCCTGTTCCAGCCGCAGCATCTCGGACTCCGGATGCCGGGTGACCCGGCGTCCGCTGCCGAGAACGGCGTCGTGGCGATCTGGGGCGGATCCACCAGCGTGGGCATGAACGCCATCCAACTGGCGCGCGCAGCCGGCTACGACGTGGTGACCACGGCATCCGGGAAGAACGCCGAGACCGTGCGCTCGCTCGGCGCGGGGGACGTCGTCGATCATCGCTCCCCCTCGGCGGTGGACGACCTCGTCGCGGCCGTGGCCGGACGCTCCGTCGTCGGCGCCGTCGCTCTCGGCGCGGGTTCGACCGACGCGTGCCTCGAGGTGCTGTCGCGGACGGGTGGGAAGCGGCTGGCCATGGCCAGCACGCCGATCTCGCTCGACTCCCTCGTCGGGAGCCGCCGCCTGTTCCCGGCCATGCTGCCGGTGTTCGCTCGCATCGGGCTCGGGACGGTGCGTTCGAACCTGCGCGCCCGGCGCCTCGGCATCCGCGCGGGTTTCGTCTGGGGCAGCAGCCTGCGCGACGACGCCATGGGTCCGCGCCTCTGGGGCGAGGTGGTGCCGCGGATGCTGGCCGAGGGGGCCCTGCGCCCGGCGCCGGCGCCGCTCGTCGTCGGGGAGGGCCTCGGCGCGCTGCAGGACGCTCTCGATCGGCAGCGCGCGGGCGTCTCGGCGCAGAAGGTGGTCGTGCGTCTCTGA
- a CDS encoding TetR family transcriptional regulator: protein MARWAPDTRERLRAAAMQLFAERGFEATTVPDIVERAGVTRRTFFRHFGDKREVFFGDDEIPRLAAEMLAAAPAETPPFAIAWAGFQTLAAERFEPRRDEIVAARRLIEAEPSLRERDLQKQADLRAAVAEGYRARGVDALRARVLAGVAVELLQTALEQWADDEARTPLVQHLERVRDEMADVLDAGPSA, encoded by the coding sequence ATGGCCAGATGGGCACCCGATACACGAGAGCGTCTGCGCGCGGCGGCCATGCAGCTCTTCGCGGAACGCGGCTTCGAGGCGACGACGGTGCCCGACATCGTCGAGCGAGCGGGGGTGACGCGCCGGACGTTCTTCCGTCACTTCGGCGACAAGCGCGAGGTGTTCTTCGGAGATGACGAGATCCCCCGGCTCGCCGCCGAGATGCTCGCGGCCGCTCCCGCCGAGACGCCGCCCTTCGCGATCGCCTGGGCCGGATTCCAGACCCTCGCCGCCGAACGGTTCGAGCCCCGCCGCGACGAGATCGTGGCCGCGCGGCGGCTCATCGAGGCCGAGCCCTCCCTTCGCGAGCGCGATCTGCAGAAGCAGGCCGATCTGCGCGCCGCCGTGGCCGAGGGCTATCGCGCACGGGGCGTCGATGCGCTGCGAGCGCGCGTGCTCGCGGGCGTCGCGGTCGAGCTGCTGCAGACGGCTCTGGAGCAGTGGGCGGACGACGAGGCGCGCACGCCCCTGGTGCAGCACCTCGAACGAGTGCGCGACGAGATGGCGGACGTTCTCGACGCCGGTCCGTCTGCGTAG